The following coding sequences lie in one Mus musculus strain C57BL/6J chromosome 11, GRCm38.p6 C57BL/6J genomic window:
- the Ccr10 gene encoding C-C chemokine receptor type 10, with product MGTKPTEQVSWGLYSGYDEEAYSVGPLPELCYKADVQAFSRAFQPSVSLMVAVLGLAGNGLVLATHLAARRTTRSPTSVHLLQLALADLLLALTLPFAAAGALQGWNLGSTTCRAISGLYSASFHAGFLFLACISADRYVAIARALPAGQRPSTPSRAHLVSVFVWLLSLFLALPALLFSRDGPREGQRRCRLIFPESLTQTVKGASAVAQVVLGFALPLGVMAACYALLGRTLLAARGPERRRALRVVVALVVAFVVLQLPYSLALLLDTADLLAARERSCSSSKRKDLALLVTGGLTLVRCSLNPVLYAFLGLRFRRDLRRLLQGGGCSPKPNPRGRCPRRLRLSSCSAPTETHSLSWDN from the exons ATGGGGACCAAGCCCACAGAGCAG GTCTCCTGGGGACTTTACTCCGGGTACGATGAGGAGGCCTATTCGGTTGGGCCGCTGCCAGAGCTCTGTTACAAGGCTGATGTCCAGGCTTTCAGTCGGGCCTTCCAACCCAGTGTCTCCCTGATGGTGGCTGTACTGGGTCTGGCTGGCAATGGCCTAGTCTTGGCCACCCATCTGGCAGCCAGACGAACTACCCGATCTCCCACCTCCGTTCACCTGCTCCAGTTGGCCCTGGCTGACCTTTTATTGGCCCTGACTTTGCCTTTTGCTGCAGCAGGGGCTCTTCAGGGCTGGAATCTAGGAAGTACCACCTGCCGTGCCATCTCAGGCCTCTACTCGGCCTCTTTCCACGCTGGCTTCCTCTTCCTAGCCTGTATCAGCGccgaccgctatgtggccatcgcACGAGCTCTCCCAGCCGGGCAGCGGCCCTCAACGCCTAGCCGAGCGCACTTGGTTTCAGTCTTCGTGTGGCTGTTGTCGCTGTTTCTGGCTCTACCTGCGCTCCTTTTCAGCCGGGACGGGCCACGTGAAGGCCAACGACGCTGTCGGCTCATTTTTCCCGAAAGCCTCACGCAGACTGTGAAAGGGGCAAGCGCAGTGGCGCAGGTGGTCCTCGGCTTCGCGCTCCCTCTGGGCGTCATGGCAGCCTGTTATGCGCTCCTGGGCCGCACGCTTCTGGCCGCCAGGGGGCCAGAGCGGCGGCGTGCACTGCGCGTCGTGGTGGCTTTGGTGGTGGCCTTCGTGGTGCTGCAGTTGCCCTACAGCCTTGCCCTGCTGCTGGATACAGCCGATCTACTGGCAGCCCGCGAGCGGAGCTGCTCCTCCAGCAAGCGCAAGGATCTAGCTTTGCTGGTCACCGGCGGCTTGACCCTGGTCCGTTGCAGCCTCAATCCGGTGCTTTATGCCTTTTTGGGCCTGCGTTTCCGCCGGGACCTGCGGAGGCTGCTCCAGGGCGGAGGATGCAGCCCGAAGCCCAACCCTCGTGGCCGCTGCCCCCGTCGACTCCGCCTTTCTTCCTGCTCTGCTCCTACTGAGACCCACAGTCTCTCTtgggacaactag